A single region of the Gephyromycinifex aptenodytis genome encodes:
- a CDS encoding methionine/alanine import family NSS transporter small subunit encodes MTPIALTFLILSILLVWGGLIVSTIALIRTSNDPEDYAQN; translated from the coding sequence ATGACACCCATCGCGCTGACTTTCCTCATCCTGTCAATCCTGCTGGTCTGGGGTGGCCTGATCGTTTCGACCATCGCGCTCATCCGCACCTCCAATGACCCGGAGGACTACGCCCAGAACTGA
- a CDS encoding VaFE repeat-containing surface-anchored protein gives MNTTSRIKPQRSIAVIAAMALAGGLGLAGSAAATAAGDLGKGAEWHRTPINADVYTLKNGQPDKVKAGLMGLDTDRDGNTDTYVYCIEHDVPVSNVMESRREYYYAYDWDTYRSSAPNWEKNKTQVAWILANSYPQVDAADFRAKTGVRADLPQTQIAAAVQSAVWHLTDGVEFDWTQQGDFDRAERKKIYDYLIEGAKSATVNAPLNVGFSGAPITGQAGSLVGPIKLKGTTAATVNLVPAEGKTAVPAGVTLVDKQGNPISGQVAVDSDLYVQVPAGTAPGSVLINAEVHGVSIPMGTVWDHPTITTQALITATTTATTASAFASVNWDNKTVNPAIGTTASDKADGDKIVDSQSTGAAINDEVAYTGLIGGKEYTLKGELMVKGEDGNPVATGITAQSTFTADATGNGTATVTFELTKEQLAEYAGRDLVAFEQVYLGSNTTPVAVHQDINDKGQTVTLTRINPVIGTTASDKADGDKIVDSQSTGAAINDEVAYTGLIGGKEYTLKGELMVKGEDGNPVATGITAQSTFTADATGNGTATVTFELTKEQLAEYAGRDLVAFEQVYLGSNTTPVAVHQDINDKGQTVTLTRINPVIGTTASDKADGDKIVDSQSTGAAINDEVAYTGLIGGKEYTLKGELMVKGEDGNPVATGITAQSTFTADATGNGTATVTFELTKEQLAEYAGRDLVAFEQVYLGSNTTPVAVHQDINDKGQTVNLTPAPITPNPTPTTPSTPNPTPTTPSTPNPTPTTPTTPSTPEPTKPSTPEPTKPAPSKPSTPEPTKPSTPEPTKPAPSKPSTPAPTPAKPTAPKPQKPETPTQTKPAGRMVTRTFQVDRYMPKNAAQARVVASLDNDSRLGYREDRPLWGASRWQFVTVSVPANATKAQVIKAINAKTTRAVGDVRTTAKLSTAKAGGSYVVAWELGRGAKASPKLAWGARKNVSQIFIARS, from the coding sequence ATGAACACCACATCGCGCATCAAGCCGCAGCGCTCGATCGCAGTCATCGCCGCGATGGCACTTGCTGGAGGCCTCGGCCTCGCAGGTAGCGCAGCAGCAACGGCCGCAGGGGACCTAGGCAAGGGAGCCGAATGGCACCGGACACCAATCAATGCCGACGTATACACTTTAAAGAACGGACAGCCCGATAAGGTGAAGGCTGGGCTGATGGGCCTCGACACCGACCGTGACGGCAATACCGACACCTACGTCTACTGCATTGAGCACGACGTCCCGGTCTCGAACGTCATGGAGAGCCGCAGGGAGTACTACTACGCCTACGACTGGGACACCTACCGCTCGTCCGCCCCCAACTGGGAGAAGAACAAAACCCAGGTGGCGTGGATTCTGGCGAACTCTTACCCGCAGGTTGACGCGGCAGACTTCCGGGCGAAGACCGGCGTCCGAGCAGACCTGCCCCAAACGCAGATCGCCGCCGCCGTCCAGTCGGCAGTGTGGCACCTCACCGACGGTGTCGAGTTCGACTGGACGCAGCAGGGTGACTTCGACCGCGCTGAGCGCAAGAAGATCTATGACTACCTGATCGAGGGCGCCAAGTCCGCGACAGTCAACGCTCCCCTCAACGTCGGATTCTCCGGCGCGCCGATCACAGGGCAGGCGGGCAGCCTGGTGGGGCCCATCAAACTCAAGGGCACCACTGCAGCGACCGTGAACCTCGTGCCCGCCGAAGGCAAGACCGCTGTCCCCGCTGGTGTGACACTCGTTGACAAGCAGGGAAACCCGATCAGTGGCCAGGTGGCCGTCGACTCTGACCTGTACGTCCAGGTTCCCGCGGGCACCGCTCCTGGCAGCGTGCTGATCAACGCAGAGGTCCACGGCGTGAGCATTCCGATGGGGACCGTGTGGGATCACCCCACCATCACCACCCAGGCGCTCATCACCGCCACGACCACAGCGACGACCGCCTCAGCCTTCGCTTCGGTGAACTGGGACAACAAAACAGTCAACCCGGCCATTGGCACCACCGCCAGTGACAAGGCCGACGGCGACAAGATCGTCGACTCCCAGAGCACCGGCGCAGCCATCAACGACGAGGTCGCCTACACCGGCCTCATCGGCGGCAAGGAATACACCCTCAAGGGCGAACTCATGGTCAAGGGTGAGGACGGCAACCCCGTCGCCACCGGAATCACCGCCCAGAGCACCTTCACCGCCGACGCCACCGGCAACGGCACCGCCACAGTCACCTTCGAACTGACCAAGGAACAACTGGCCGAGTACGCCGGCAGAGACCTCGTCGCCTTCGAACAGGTCTACCTCGGCAGCAACACCACCCCGGTCGCCGTCCACCAAGACATCAACGACAAGGGCCAGACCGTCACCCTGACGCGGATCAACCCGGTCATCGGCACCACCGCCAGTGACAAGGCCGACGGCGACAAGATCGTCGACTCCCAGAGCACCGGCGCAGCCATCAACGACGAGGTCGCCTACACCGGCCTCATCGGCGGCAAGGAATACACCCTCAAGGGCGAACTCATGGTCAAGGGTGAGGACGGCAACCCCGTCGCCACCGGAATCACCGCCCAGAGCACCTTCACCGCCGACGCCACCGGCAACGGCACCGCCACAGTCACCTTCGAACTGACCAAGGAACAACTGGCCGAGTACGCCGGCAGAGACCTCGTCGCCTTCGAACAGGTCTACCTCGGCAGCAACACCACCCCGGTCGCCGTCCACCAAGACATCAACGACAAGGGCCAGACCGTCACCCTGACGCGGATCAACCCGGTCATCGGCACCACCGCCAGTGACAAGGCCGACGGCGACAAGATCGTCGACTCCCAGAGCACCGGCGCAGCCATCAACGACGAGGTCGCCTACACCGGCCTCATCGGCGGCAAGGAATACACCCTCAAGGGCGAACTCATGGTCAAGGGTGAGGACGGCAACCCCGTCGCCACCGGAATCACCGCCCAGAGCACCTTCACCGCCGACGCCACCGGCAACGGCACCGCCACAGTCACCTTCGAACTGACCAAGGAACAACTGGCCGAGTACGCCGGCAGAGACCTCGTCGCCTTCGAACAGGTCTACCTCGGCAGCAACACCACCCCGGTCGCCGTCCACCAAGACATCAACGACAAGGGCCAGACCGTGAATCTGACCCCTGCGCCGATCACGCCGAACCCGACGCCGACCACGCCGAGCACGCCGAACCCGACGCCGACCACCCCGAGCACGCCGAACCCGACGCCAACCACCCCGACCACCCCGAGCACGCCGGAGCCCACCAAGCCCAGCACGCCGGAACCCACCAAGCCTGCGCCTTCCAAGCCCAGCACGCCGGAGCCCACCAAGCCCAGCACGCCGGAACCCACCAAGCCTGCGCCTTCCAAGCCCAGCACGCCGGCGCCCACACCGGCCAAGCCGACGGCTCCCAAGCCGCAGAAGCCGGAAACCCCGACCCAGACCAAGCCAGCCGGGCGGATGGTGACGCGCACCTTCCAGGTTGACCGCTACATGCCGAAGAACGCTGCTCAGGCCCGCGTTGTCGCTTCGCTAGACAACGACTCTCGCCTCGGGTACCGCGAGGACCGCCCGCTCTGGGGCGCCAGCCGCTGGCAGTTCGTGACGGTCAGCGTCCCGGCCAACGCCACCAAGGCTCAGGTCATCAAGGCCATCAACGCTAAGACGACCCGCGCAGTGGGCGATGTCCGCACTACGGCCAAGCTCAGCACGGCCAAGGCAGGCGGCAGCTACGTGGTGGCCTGGGAACTCGGACGGGGCGCGAAAGCCTCGCCCAAGCTCGCCTGGGGCGCTCGCAAAAACGTGAGCCAGATCTTCATCGCTCGTTCCTGA
- a CDS encoding succinate dehydrogenase/fumarate reductase iron-sulfur subunit: MRITLKIWRQAGPKDSGRVATYQVDDVSEDMSFLEMLDVLNEDLNDKGEEPIAFDSDCREGICGQCGVVINGQPHGPEVTTTCQLHMRSFKDGDTITVEPWRASAFPVIKDLVVDRGAFDRIIQAGGFISANTGAAPEAHAVPVPKKKADRAFEAAACIGCGACVAACPNAAAMLFMGAKITHLGELPQGQPERWNRVRAMVNQHDEEGFGGCTNIGACSAACPKEIPLDVISTLNKDLFTSLRK, encoded by the coding sequence GTGAGAATCACACTCAAGATCTGGCGTCAGGCGGGTCCGAAAGACTCCGGTCGCGTCGCGACGTACCAGGTAGATGACGTTTCCGAGGACATGTCGTTCCTGGAAATGCTCGATGTCCTCAACGAGGACCTCAACGACAAGGGTGAAGAACCCATCGCCTTTGACAGCGACTGTCGTGAAGGCATCTGCGGTCAGTGTGGTGTGGTCATCAACGGCCAGCCGCACGGCCCAGAGGTCACCACGACCTGCCAGCTGCACATGCGCTCGTTCAAGGACGGTGACACGATCACGGTCGAGCCGTGGCGCGCCTCGGCGTTCCCGGTGATCAAGGACCTCGTCGTCGACCGTGGCGCGTTCGACCGCATCATTCAGGCGGGCGGGTTCATCTCGGCCAACACGGGTGCGGCTCCAGAAGCGCACGCGGTACCGGTCCCGAAGAAGAAGGCCGACCGGGCCTTCGAAGCGGCGGCCTGCATCGGTTGCGGTGCTTGTGTGGCTGCGTGCCCGAACGCTGCCGCAATGCTCTTCATGGGCGCCAAGATCACCCACCTGGGTGAGCTGCCGCAGGGCCAGCCGGAGCGCTGGAACCGCGTCAGGGCCATGGTCAACCAGCACGACGAGGAGGGCTTCGGTGGTTGCACCAACATCGGCGCCTGCTCGGCAGCCTGCCCCAAGGAGATCCCGCTTGACGTGATCTCCACGCTCAACAAGGACCTGTTCACCTCTTTGCGTAAGTGA
- a CDS encoding fumarate reductase/succinate dehydrogenase flavoprotein subunit, giving the protein MSHTIYPEPATRSEEEGMLHGLYREGDPISDAKAPAGPIQGRWSQRKFDAKLVNPANRRKLSVIVVGTGLAGGAGAATLGEAGYNVKAFCYNDSPRRAHSIAAQGGINAAKNYKEDGDSTYRLFYDTVKGGDYRSRESNVYRLAEVSATIIDQCVAQGVPFAREYGGLLDNRSFGGVQVSRTFYARGQTGQQLLIGAYQALERQIAAGTVEMFTRHEMVELIVVDGRARGIIARDMVTGEIETHLADAVVLASGGYGNVFFLSTNAMGCNVTATWRAHRKGAYFGNPCYTQIHPTCIPVHGDKQSKLTLMSESLRNDGRIWVPKRKEDCDKDPRQIPEEDRDYYLERIYPSFGNLVPRDIASRQAKNMCDEGRGVGPEVAGQGRRGVYLDFAEAIERMGRDAVSAKYGNLFDMYERITGENPYEVPMRIYPAVHYTMGGLWVDYDLESTIPGLFVAGEANFSDHGANRLGASALMQGLSDGYFVLPNTIRDYLASGPYPKVDESHPAVVEAQEAVRRRIEHFLTCNGTRSVDSFHRELGLLMWEYCGMERTEEGLKYAIEKIRELKKEFWSNVRVLGGAEELNQSLERAGRVADLIELGELMCIDALHRRESCGGHFRAESQTEEGEALRDDEDFAYVAAWEWAGENEPPVLHKEDLVYEFVEMKQRSYK; this is encoded by the coding sequence ATGTCACACACCATTTATCCAGAACCGGCGACCCGGTCCGAGGAGGAGGGAATGCTCCACGGTCTGTACCGCGAGGGCGACCCCATCTCTGACGCGAAGGCACCCGCCGGCCCCATCCAGGGTCGTTGGAGTCAGCGCAAGTTCGATGCCAAGCTGGTCAACCCTGCCAACCGACGCAAGCTGTCGGTGATCGTCGTCGGCACCGGCCTGGCCGGTGGCGCGGGAGCGGCCACGCTGGGCGAAGCGGGCTACAACGTCAAGGCGTTCTGCTACAACGACAGCCCGCGCCGGGCGCACTCGATCGCGGCTCAGGGCGGCATCAACGCGGCCAAGAACTACAAGGAGGACGGCGACTCGACCTACCGTCTCTTCTACGACACGGTCAAGGGCGGTGACTACCGCTCGCGTGAGTCGAACGTGTACCGCCTCGCTGAGGTGAGCGCCACGATCATCGACCAGTGCGTGGCCCAGGGTGTCCCCTTCGCTCGTGAGTACGGCGGCCTGCTCGATAACCGTTCCTTCGGTGGCGTGCAGGTATCCCGTACGTTCTACGCGCGTGGCCAAACCGGTCAGCAGCTCCTCATCGGCGCCTACCAGGCGCTGGAGCGTCAGATCGCTGCCGGCACCGTGGAGATGTTCACCCGTCACGAGATGGTCGAGCTCATCGTCGTGGACGGCCGCGCTCGCGGCATCATCGCTCGCGACATGGTCACGGGCGAGATCGAGACGCACCTGGCTGACGCCGTCGTGCTCGCCTCCGGTGGCTACGGCAACGTCTTCTTCCTGTCGACCAACGCGATGGGTTGCAACGTCACAGCGACGTGGCGCGCCCACCGCAAGGGTGCTTACTTCGGGAACCCCTGCTACACCCAGATCCACCCCACCTGCATCCCGGTGCACGGTGACAAGCAGTCCAAGCTCACCCTGATGAGTGAGTCACTGCGTAACGACGGGCGTATTTGGGTGCCCAAGCGCAAGGAAGACTGCGACAAGGACCCGCGGCAGATCCCCGAAGAGGACCGCGACTACTACCTGGAGCGCATCTACCCCAGCTTCGGAAACCTGGTTCCGCGTGACATTGCTTCGCGCCAGGCGAAGAACATGTGTGACGAAGGCCGTGGGGTCGGCCCCGAGGTTGCCGGCCAGGGTCGTCGCGGCGTCTACCTGGACTTCGCAGAGGCCATCGAGCGGATGGGTCGCGACGCGGTCTCGGCCAAGTACGGCAACCTGTTCGACATGTACGAGCGGATCACGGGTGAGAACCCGTACGAGGTGCCGATGCGCATCTACCCGGCCGTGCACTACACGATGGGCGGATTGTGGGTCGACTACGACCTGGAGTCCACCATTCCGGGTCTGTTCGTGGCGGGCGAGGCGAACTTCTCCGATCACGGTGCGAACCGGCTGGGTGCTTCGGCGCTGATGCAGGGTCTGTCCGACGGCTACTTCGTGCTCCCGAACACGATCCGCGATTACCTGGCCAGCGGGCCCTACCCGAAGGTCGACGAATCGCACCCGGCCGTTGTGGAGGCACAGGAAGCTGTGCGTCGCCGCATCGAGCACTTCCTGACCTGCAACGGCACCCGTTCTGTGGACTCCTTCCACCGCGAGCTCGGCCTCCTGATGTGGGAGTACTGCGGTATGGAGCGCACCGAAGAGGGCCTGAAGTATGCAATTGAGAAGATCCGGGAACTCAAGAAGGAGTTCTGGAGCAATGTGCGTGTGCTCGGTGGAGCTGAAGAGCTCAACCAGAGCCTTGAGAGGGCCGGCCGCGTGGCCGACCTCATCGAACTCGGTGAGCTCATGTGTATCGACGCGCTGCACCGCCGTGAATCCTGCGGTGGACACTTCCGCGCCGAGAGCCAGACCGAGGAGGGCGAGGCCCTGCGTGACGACGAAGACTTCGCGTACGTCGCTGCGTGGGAGTGGGCCGGCGAGAACGAGCCGCCCGTCCTGCACAAGGAAGACCTCGTATACGAGTTCGTCGAGATGAAGCAGCGGAGCTACAAGTGA
- a CDS encoding succinate dehydrogenase cytochrome b subunit: protein MATTTLTTQRSSARSTIGLKIMMAVSGLYFVLFVLMHMYGNLKILAGHEAFDTYAHHLREFGAPMLPYTGFLWVFRVTLLIALAAHVYSAMKLWARAGRARKSRYLVKNSMGTPFSSRTMRWGGITLLLFILFHLAQFTLRWFTVGPAVESPAAMVVNAFQVPWLTLIYVLAMIALGLHIHHGVWSASETLGWTNTAKSRNLAKMAGLFLSGFIVIGFLIPPLAIMFGLIK, encoded by the coding sequence GTGGCTACTACGACTCTGACAACGCAACGGAGTTCGGCTCGTTCGACCATCGGTCTCAAGATCATGATGGCCGTCTCAGGGCTTTACTTCGTCCTCTTCGTCCTTATGCACATGTACGGCAACCTCAAGATCCTGGCAGGTCACGAGGCGTTCGACACCTACGCGCATCACCTGCGCGAATTCGGTGCCCCGATGCTGCCGTACACCGGCTTCCTCTGGGTCTTCCGCGTGACCCTGCTGATCGCGCTTGCTGCCCACGTCTACTCGGCAATGAAACTGTGGGCGCGCGCCGGTCGGGCTCGTAAGTCGCGATACCTCGTGAAGAACTCGATGGGGACGCCCTTCTCCTCTCGCACGATGCGCTGGGGCGGCATCACGTTGCTGCTGTTCATCCTCTTCCACCTCGCCCAGTTCACGCTTCGCTGGTTCACCGTCGGGCCGGCTGTGGAATCCCCGGCGGCGATGGTGGTCAACGCCTTCCAGGTGCCCTGGCTGACTCTCATCTACGTTCTCGCGATGATCGCTCTGGGCCTGCACATCCACCACGGCGTGTGGAGCGCCTCCGAGACCCTCGGCTGGACGAACACTGCGAAGTCGCGAAACCTCGCGAAGATGGCCGGGCTGTTCCTCTCCGGGTTCATCGTCATCGGGTTCCTCATCCCGCCGTTGGCCATCATGTTCGGTCTGATCAAGTAA
- the ald gene encoding alanine dehydrogenase, giving the protein MKIGVPTEVKNREYRVAITPSGVHELVQNGHEVFVQEGAGLGSSIADEEFVARGATMLKEADDVWGQADMVLKVKEPIECEYHRLRKDLVLFTYLHLAADRPGTEALMKAGTTAIAYETVQLPNGALPLLYPMSEVAGCLAPQVGAHALMRAYGGRGVLMGGIGGVASAKVVVLGGGVAGQNAANIAVGMGADVTILDTNLEKLRQVFWRWQGRIHQLASNQLTVAEQVAEADLVIGSVLVPGAKAPKLVTDDMVATMKRGSVLVDIAIDQGGCFEGSRPTTHDDPVFEVHDSLYYCVANMPGAVPHTSTYALTNATMPYAVRLANMGWKAALQQDPALALGLNTHDGHITYQAVADAFDLEYTHLDEVLA; this is encoded by the coding sequence ATGAAAATCGGTGTTCCAACCGAGGTGAAGAACCGCGAGTACCGGGTCGCGATCACCCCCTCCGGGGTGCACGAACTTGTCCAGAACGGTCACGAGGTCTTTGTGCAGGAGGGTGCCGGACTAGGGTCCTCAATCGCCGACGAGGAGTTCGTAGCCCGCGGCGCCACCATGCTGAAAGAGGCCGACGACGTCTGGGGTCAGGCCGACATGGTGCTCAAGGTCAAAGAGCCCATCGAGTGCGAGTACCACCGGCTCCGCAAAGACCTGGTGTTGTTCACCTACCTTCACCTGGCCGCTGACCGTCCTGGAACCGAAGCGTTGATGAAGGCCGGCACCACTGCCATCGCCTACGAGACGGTCCAGTTGCCCAACGGCGCACTGCCGCTGCTCTACCCCATGTCTGAGGTTGCCGGTTGTCTGGCTCCTCAGGTCGGCGCGCACGCCCTCATGCGGGCCTACGGCGGCCGCGGTGTCCTCATGGGTGGCATCGGCGGTGTGGCCAGCGCCAAGGTCGTCGTGCTCGGCGGCGGCGTCGCCGGCCAGAACGCCGCCAACATCGCGGTCGGCATGGGCGCCGACGTGACGATCCTGGACACCAACCTGGAGAAGCTGCGTCAGGTCTTCTGGCGCTGGCAGGGCCGCATCCACCAGTTGGCTTCCAACCAGCTGACCGTCGCTGAGCAGGTGGCCGAGGCCGACCTGGTCATCGGATCGGTACTCGTCCCCGGAGCCAAGGCGCCCAAGCTGGTCACCGATGACATGGTCGCCACGATGAAGAGGGGCTCCGTGCTTGTCGACATCGCCATCGACCAGGGCGGCTGCTTCGAGGGCTCGCGTCCCACCACGCACGACGACCCTGTCTTCGAAGTCCACGACTCGCTCTACTACTGCGTGGCCAACATGCCTGGCGCGGTGCCGCACACCTCCACCTATGCGCTCACGAACGCGACCATGCCGTACGCCGTCCGGCTGGCGAACATGGGGTGGAAGGCTGCGCTGCAGCAGGACCCGGCGCTGGCTCTGGGCCTGAACACCCACGACGGGCACATCACGTACCAGGCTGTGGCCGACGCATTCGACCTCGAGTACACCCACCTGGACGAGGTCCTGGCCTGA
- the rsmI gene encoding 16S rRNA (cytidine(1402)-2'-O)-methyltransferase — MSISDGLLILAATPIGDPRDASARLALELQRADVVAAEDTRRLHRLCSDLEVKPVGSVLAYHEHNEAGRTAELVERMRTGARVLLVTDAGMPSVSDPGFRLVEAAAAADVRVTCIPGPSAVPVALAVSGLPVDRFCFEGFLPRKPGERARALANLAAEQRTMVFFEAPHRTQVTLAAMAAVFGAERRAALCRELTKTYEEVRRGSLAELAQWAQNEVRGEVTLVVEGAPARRAAPSEVVEEVLEQVAEGVRLKDACKAASASWGCSTKELYDLAVARQRASRM; from the coding sequence ATGAGCATCTCCGACGGACTACTGATTCTTGCCGCCACACCCATCGGGGACCCGCGGGATGCCTCGGCCCGGTTGGCGCTGGAGTTGCAGCGTGCGGATGTTGTTGCCGCCGAAGACACTCGCCGCCTGCACCGGCTCTGCTCCGACCTGGAGGTGAAACCGGTGGGCTCGGTACTGGCCTACCACGAACACAACGAAGCCGGCCGAACCGCTGAGTTGGTGGAGCGGATGCGTACCGGAGCCCGAGTGCTTCTGGTGACCGATGCGGGGATGCCCAGCGTGTCCGACCCCGGTTTCCGGCTCGTGGAGGCAGCCGCTGCGGCCGATGTGCGCGTCACCTGCATCCCGGGGCCGAGCGCGGTGCCGGTGGCGCTGGCCGTCTCCGGGCTGCCGGTGGACCGGTTTTGTTTCGAAGGGTTCCTGCCGCGCAAACCAGGGGAGCGGGCGCGGGCGCTGGCGAACCTGGCAGCTGAGCAGCGCACGATGGTCTTCTTCGAAGCGCCCCACCGTACGCAGGTGACTCTGGCCGCGATGGCGGCAGTGTTCGGGGCGGAACGCCGTGCGGCGCTGTGCCGAGAACTGACCAAGACCTATGAAGAGGTACGCCGCGGTTCGCTCGCAGAGTTGGCGCAATGGGCGCAGAACGAGGTGCGCGGGGAGGTCACCCTCGTGGTCGAAGGTGCCCCCGCGCGTCGAGCAGCGCCGAGCGAGGTCGTCGAGGAAGTCCTGGAACAGGTGGCGGAGGGGGTACGGCTCAAGGACGCCTGCAAAGCGGCTTCCGCCTCCTGGGGGTGTTCCACCAAGGAGTTGTATGACTTGGCCGTGGCCAGGCAGCGCGCCAGCCGGATGTGA
- a CDS encoding dolichyl-phosphate-mannose--protein mannosyltransferase has translation MSQTERLRLRLLGVRPTDTFAGLLSAVLVAVYGGILRFWHLGQPGTLVFDETYYVKQAWSLIRYGHERKVLDTLAAKDATPGVDQVWASGTPDVFGANPDFVVHPPIGKWVIAAGEYIFGASNPFSWRFGVAVLGTLSIFMLARAARRMFGSTVLGLTAGLLLAVDGQHFVHSRTGLLDMSVMFFALAGFCALLIDRDASREILARKVGALLEQGVQPDDPALRYGPWLGLRPWRWAAGVSLGLAIGVKWSGLYFLAIFGLMTVFWEMGARRSVGIRRWWVASMRGDAPAAFLTIVGSALLTYLLSWWGWFATAGGWKRDWAQSHPAHGIGSLVPDAMRSLWAYHAEMMRFHVGLSSPHDYQSNPWSWMLQIRPTSFFYEGPKLGEQGCRVESCSRAILNLGNPLIWWTASAALLVLLFMWALKRDWRAGAVLAGFAGGYLPWFQYQERTIYTFYSVAFVPWVVLAVTYLLSLALGRAEDSPTRRRVGVGIWATYCVGAVTMFAFFWPIYVAQVIPFAQWQLRIWFPSWI, from the coding sequence ATGAGTCAGACCGAGCGGCTGAGGCTGCGGCTGCTCGGGGTTCGCCCGACGGACACCTTTGCCGGGCTGTTGAGCGCCGTGCTGGTGGCTGTTTACGGCGGCATCCTGCGCTTCTGGCATTTGGGCCAACCGGGCACCCTCGTCTTCGACGAGACGTACTACGTCAAGCAGGCGTGGTCCCTCATTCGCTATGGCCACGAACGCAAGGTGCTGGACACCCTCGCCGCCAAGGACGCCACCCCGGGAGTGGATCAGGTGTGGGCCTCCGGGACACCGGATGTCTTCGGCGCCAATCCCGATTTCGTGGTGCATCCACCGATCGGCAAGTGGGTCATCGCCGCCGGTGAATATATCTTCGGCGCCTCCAACCCCTTCAGTTGGCGTTTCGGCGTCGCCGTCTTGGGCACGTTGTCGATCTTCATGCTGGCCCGCGCCGCGCGACGGATGTTCGGCTCGACCGTGCTCGGGCTGACGGCGGGCCTGCTGTTGGCCGTGGACGGCCAGCACTTCGTGCATTCGCGCACCGGACTGCTTGACATGTCGGTCATGTTCTTCGCCTTGGCAGGCTTCTGCGCTCTGCTCATCGACCGCGACGCCAGCCGGGAGATCTTGGCCCGCAAGGTCGGCGCCTTGCTCGAGCAGGGCGTCCAGCCCGATGATCCCGCGTTGCGGTACGGACCGTGGCTGGGGCTGCGTCCCTGGCGCTGGGCGGCCGGAGTCAGCCTCGGGTTGGCGATCGGCGTCAAATGGTCGGGGTTGTACTTCCTGGCCATCTTCGGGTTGATGACGGTTTTCTGGGAGATGGGCGCACGCCGATCCGTGGGGATCCGGCGTTGGTGGGTCGCCTCAATGCGTGGTGATGCCCCGGCCGCGTTCTTGACCATCGTCGGATCGGCGCTGCTGACCTACCTGCTTTCGTGGTGGGGTTGGTTCGCCACCGCAGGCGGGTGGAAACGCGACTGGGCGCAGTCACATCCGGCGCACGGCATCGGCTCGCTGGTTCCTGACGCGATGCGCTCGCTGTGGGCTTACCACGCCGAGATGATGCGGTTTCACGTCGGACTCAGCTCCCCCCACGACTATCAGAGCAACCCGTGGTCGTGGATGCTGCAGATCCGCCCCACGTCTTTCTTCTACGAAGGCCCCAAGCTGGGCGAGCAGGGCTGCCGGGTGGAGTCCTGCAGCCGGGCCATCCTCAACTTGGGCAACCCACTCATCTGGTGGACCGCGTCGGCGGCGCTGCTGGTCCTGCTGTTCATGTGGGCGCTGAAGCGGGACTGGCGCGCCGGCGCTGTGCTCGCCGGGTTCGCAGGTGGTTACCTACCGTGGTTCCAATACCAGGAGCGCACCATCTACACCTTCTACTCGGTGGCGTTCGTGCCGTGGGTGGTGTTGGCGGTGACCTACCTACTCTCGTTGGCACTGGGACGGGCCGAGGACTCCCCCACTCGGCGCCGGGTCGGGGTCGGGATCTGGGCCACGTACTGCGTCGGGGCAGTGACGATGTTCGCCTTCTTCTGGCCGATCTATGTCGCCCAGGTGATCCCGTTTGCGCAGTGGCAGCTCAGGATCTGGTTCCCGTCCTGGATCTGA